The following proteins are co-located in the Ensifer sp. WSM1721 genome:
- a CDS encoding chemotaxis protein CheW: protein MTYAAKNLTTGGRELIAFRVGDQEFCVNIMSVREIRGWTPATPMPHAPVYVLGVINLRGAVLPIIDFSARLGMKPAEPTVRHVIIVAQVKSQVVGLLVDAVSDILTVSDSDIQPTPDIASDFERSFARGVLAIEGRMICLVELDSVFPHEERDAA from the coding sequence ATGACCTATGCCGCAAAAAATCTGACGACTGGCGGACGGGAGCTGATCGCTTTCCGCGTCGGCGACCAGGAATTCTGCGTCAACATCATGTCAGTCCGCGAAATTCGCGGCTGGACGCCGGCAACTCCCATGCCGCACGCGCCCGTCTATGTGCTCGGCGTCATCAATCTGCGCGGCGCCGTGCTGCCGATCATCGATTTCTCTGCTCGCCTCGGCATGAAACCTGCCGAGCCGACGGTCCGGCATGTGATCATCGTCGCTCAGGTGAAGAGCCAGGTAGTCGGACTCCTGGTCGACGCCGTTTCCGATATCCTAACAGTCTCCGATAGCGACATTCAGCCGACCCCGGACATCGCCTCCGATTTCGAAAGAAGTTTCGCGCGCGGCGTGCTGGCGATCGAGGGGCGGATGATTTGCCTCGTCGAACTCGACTCCGTGTTTCCTCACGAAGAAAGGGATGCGGCATGA
- the cheR gene encoding protein-glutamate O-methyltransferase CheR — protein MRAQANVEQRLSPDECLASGEYPLTRRDLNEIAAMIYADAGIFLNESKASLVYSRLSKHIRNLGLRGFRDYCQLVASPAGAAARRDMLSHLTTNFTRFFRENHHFEHLKTEVLPDLVTRAKNGGRVRIWSAACSDGQEPYSIALTVLSLLPNAADYDFRILATDIDPKILALARAGAYDATALETVNPAMRKQWFDEVEVAGRRKWQVDERVKRLITFNELNLMAQWPLKGPFDVIFCRNVVIYFDEPTQMKIWSRFAGVLDTGGHLYIGHSERVSGDAKALFDNIGITTYRHTGKFQGGRA, from the coding sequence ATGAGAGCCCAGGCCAACGTCGAGCAAAGATTGTCCCCGGACGAATGTCTTGCGAGCGGCGAATATCCGCTCACGCGTCGCGACCTCAACGAGATCGCGGCGATGATCTATGCGGATGCCGGTATCTTTCTCAACGAGTCGAAGGCATCGCTCGTCTATTCGCGGCTCTCGAAACATATCCGCAATCTCGGGCTCAGGGGCTTCCGCGACTATTGCCAGCTCGTCGCTTCACCGGCGGGTGCCGCTGCCCGCCGCGACATGCTCTCGCATCTGACGACGAATTTCACCCGCTTCTTCCGCGAGAACCATCATTTCGAGCATCTGAAGACGGAGGTTCTGCCGGATCTGGTCACGCGCGCGAAAAATGGTGGCCGGGTGCGCATCTGGTCGGCGGCCTGTTCGGACGGCCAGGAGCCCTATTCGATCGCGCTGACGGTGTTGTCGCTGTTGCCGAATGCGGCCGACTACGATTTCCGTATTCTCGCAACCGACATCGACCCGAAGATCCTCGCGCTTGCGCGCGCCGGCGCCTATGACGCGACCGCGCTCGAAACGGTCAACCCCGCCATGCGCAAGCAATGGTTCGACGAGGTCGAGGTCGCCGGTCGCCGCAAGTGGCAGGTCGATGAGCGCGTCAAGCGGCTGATCACCTTCAACGAGCTCAATCTCATGGCGCAATGGCCGCTCAAGGGACCATTCGACGTCATCTTCTGCCGCAACGTGGTGATCTATTTCGACGAGCCGACGCAGATGAAGATCTGGTCGCGCTTTGCCGGCGTGCTCGACACCGGCGGGCATCTTTATATTGGCCATTCGGAGCGCGTGTCGGGGGATGCCAAGGCGCTCTTCGACAATATCGGCATAACCACCTATCGCCATACCGGCAAGTTCCAGGGAGGTCGGGCATGA